The Flavimarina sp. Hel_I_48 genome window below encodes:
- a CDS encoding serine hydrolase domain-containing protein: protein MHRLKFLLGTVFLLIVLTFSIAGAVKPEPATLHHSEAIEIKPKVPTKEDRIFAIKKKEVEKAITSYFNNAMRNDVISGAGVSIVKGDSILFSNGFGKRKAKLKDSINAETVFRLGSLSKGFTGVLAGLFVKDGLLEWDSKVEDYIDDFQLGPIANTSKVTFANLLSHTSGASYHSYTNLVEAGLDLEDISKRFKNINPIAQPGELYSYQNAIFALSGTMMEKAAGKSINTLFKEHLFLPLGMKNTSTDYKTFSENKNIAFPHRKLKYGWTSKSINQKYYNAVTAGGINASAQDMSKWMRFLLGHNSEIANKAVLNAIFKLEIEIKGSAKYYQRWPGHISSHYAHGWRLHEYRDKATGETEIMRHHGGAVSGFRNEIALYPTEDLGICVLFNTNTPLAKTVIPELHKLVQEILAKPITIPDTNLIASTNH, encoded by the coding sequence ATGCATCGTTTAAAATTTTTACTAGGTACTGTATTCCTACTTATAGTGCTTACCTTTTCAATAGCTGGTGCCGTTAAGCCGGAACCAGCTACTTTACACCATAGTGAAGCCATTGAAATTAAACCTAAAGTACCTACTAAAGAAGATCGCATTTTTGCGATAAAGAAAAAAGAAGTTGAAAAAGCAATAACTTCTTATTTTAATAACGCTATGAGAAATGATGTTATTTCTGGTGCAGGTGTAAGTATTGTAAAGGGGGATTCCATTCTTTTTTCAAACGGCTTTGGCAAACGGAAGGCAAAATTAAAAGACAGTATAAATGCAGAGACCGTTTTTAGATTGGGCTCGCTCTCCAAAGGTTTTACAGGAGTTCTCGCCGGACTATTCGTTAAAGATGGTTTGTTGGAATGGGATTCTAAGGTTGAAGATTATATAGACGATTTTCAATTGGGCCCCATTGCAAACACTTCAAAAGTAACATTTGCAAACCTACTCTCCCATACCTCTGGCGCTTCCTATCACAGCTATACTAATCTTGTTGAAGCTGGCCTGGACCTTGAGGATATTTCTAAGCGCTTCAAAAATATCAATCCCATTGCGCAGCCTGGTGAGCTATACAGTTATCAAAACGCTATTTTTGCATTATCGGGTACCATGATGGAAAAAGCTGCTGGAAAGTCAATAAACACGTTATTTAAAGAGCATCTTTTTCTTCCATTGGGAATGAAAAATACGTCCACAGATTATAAAACCTTTTCAGAGAATAAGAATATCGCTTTTCCACACAGGAAATTAAAATATGGATGGACGTCAAAGTCGATCAATCAAAAATACTACAACGCGGTAACTGCCGGTGGAATAAATGCCAGCGCTCAAGATATGTCAAAATGGATGCGTTTCCTTTTAGGTCATAATTCAGAAATTGCCAATAAAGCGGTTTTAAATGCCATTTTTAAGTTAGAAATTGAGATCAAGGGATCCGCTAAATATTATCAGCGCTGGCCCGGTCATATTTCTTCGCATTATGCACATGGCTGGCGTTTGCATGAATACCGGGACAAGGCAACTGGCGAAACTGAAATTATGAGACATCACGGTGGTGCAGTAAGTGGATTTAGAAATGAGATCGCACTATATCCCACAGAAGATCTAGGTATTTGTGTACTCTTTAATACGAACACGCCCCTTGCAAAAACGGTAATTCCAGAATTGCATAAACTTGTACAGGAAATTCTGGCTAAACCCATAACTATTCCAGATACGAACTTAATTGCCAGCACCAATCACTAA
- the dnaN gene encoding DNA polymerase III subunit beta, whose translation MKFIVSSSYLLKQLQVLGGVFSNSNTLPILDNFLFELEGNQLKVSVSDLETTMIATLDVESEDSGNIAVPGRLLLDTLKTFPEQPLTFVAEDNNTVEISSNHGKYALAYASGEEFPSAVELEDPSKVTIPAAVLATAVSNTIFAAGNDDLRPVMSGVFFQFDTEGLTFVATDAHKLVKYSRTDVQASQTAEFIMPKKPLNLLKGILAASDDDILVEYNESNAKFSFDNVQLLCRLIDGKYPNYEAVIPKENPNELTIDRNQFLNSVRRVSIFSNKTTHQIRLKVAGAELNISAEDVDYSNKAEERLTCDYQGDDMQIGFNSRFLVEMLNNLNANDVSLKMSLPNRAGILTPVDGQDEGEQVMMLVMPVMLNN comes from the coding sequence ATGAAATTTATCGTATCAAGTTCATACCTTCTTAAGCAATTACAAGTATTGGGCGGCGTGTTTTCCAATAGCAATACACTACCTATCCTGGATAACTTCCTTTTTGAACTGGAAGGTAACCAGCTTAAGGTTTCGGTTTCGGACCTGGAGACCACGATGATCGCAACCCTGGACGTAGAATCTGAGGACAGCGGCAATATCGCGGTACCGGGACGTTTGCTTCTGGACACGTTAAAGACTTTCCCAGAGCAACCGCTTACTTTTGTTGCAGAAGACAACAACACGGTAGAGATAAGTTCTAATCATGGTAAATATGCTCTTGCTTATGCCAGTGGTGAAGAATTTCCCAGTGCAGTAGAGCTTGAAGATCCCAGTAAAGTAACTATCCCGGCCGCTGTGCTCGCTACCGCGGTGAGCAACACCATTTTTGCCGCTGGTAATGATGATCTGCGTCCCGTAATGAGCGGTGTGTTCTTTCAATTTGATACAGAAGGATTGACTTTTGTGGCAACAGACGCCCATAAACTGGTCAAATATTCAAGAACCGATGTGCAGGCTTCGCAAACTGCTGAATTCATTATGCCGAAGAAACCTTTAAATCTTCTAAAGGGAATCCTTGCTGCAAGCGATGATGATATTCTTGTAGAATACAACGAATCCAATGCAAAATTCTCTTTTGACAACGTACAATTGCTTTGTAGGTTAATCGATGGGAAATATCCTAATTATGAAGCGGTAATTCCTAAGGAGAATCCTAACGAACTCACGATAGACCGCAACCAGTTTTTAAATTCTGTTCGCAGGGTATCCATATTTTCAAACAAAACCACGCACCAGATTCGATTAAAGGTAGCGGGGGCAGAACTTAATATTTCTGCAGAAGATGTAGATTACAGCAACAAAGCAGAAGAGCGTCTTACCTGTGATTATCAAGGGGACGACATGCAAATAGGTTTCAACTCCCGCTTTCTGGTAGAAATGCTGAATAATCTGAATGCGAATGATGTTTCCTTAAAAATGTCATTGCCTAACCGTGCAGGTATCCTTACCCCGGTTGACGGTCAGGATGAGGGCGAACAAGTTATGATGCTGGTTATGCCCGTTATGCTTAATAATTAA
- the gldG gene encoding gliding motility-associated ABC transporter substrate-binding protein GldG, whose protein sequence is MKAPQNIKALALGLILFVGINWLASYFYTRWDLTQDGRYTLSETSENILKKAEKPLIIDVFLAGEFPPAFRKLQSETRQLLEEYAAVNPNVRFEFIDPVPENTSAEKVAQQFNQRGMRPEQVQVRENGKVSQELVFPWATASYEGKSVKIPLLKKALGASPDELVSRSTQNLEYELSNAFYKLLNPKSKRIAVLKGNGELDDRYIADFFSTLRERYFLAPFPLDSIESAPDDTFKALQKFDLVVVAKPTEAFTDVQKYALDQYTMSGGKSLWLLDNVAMETDSLYKNNGTAVALNRNLNLSDMFFKYGIRINPVLVEDLYAAPIVLATGDGNNSNYQQLPWFYFPLVTSDEQHPINSNLDNPIRFEYANQIDLLDNGIAKTVLLHSSNLTKLKGTPTPISLEEVSLEPNPAEYTAGPQNMAVLLEGNFVSAFQNRVLPLEINGEPFRESAAKRTKMIIIADGDLIKNDLDQQGRPLELGFNKFTYDTYGNKEFLLNAANYLLDDNGLINIRSKTVLLPALDMQRAINERSTWQVLVLVLPLVILGLFAAVFLFLRKRSYR, encoded by the coding sequence TTGAAAGCACCGCAAAACATAAAAGCACTTGCATTAGGCCTAATACTATTTGTGGGCATCAACTGGCTTGCCAGCTATTTTTATACACGCTGGGACCTTACGCAAGATGGGCGCTATACCCTTTCGGAAACTTCTGAAAATATCCTCAAAAAGGCCGAAAAACCACTGATTATCGACGTTTTTCTTGCCGGTGAATTCCCACCTGCATTTAGAAAATTACAATCCGAAACCCGTCAATTGCTCGAAGAATACGCTGCCGTTAATCCTAATGTGCGGTTTGAGTTTATAGATCCCGTTCCAGAAAATACTTCAGCAGAAAAGGTTGCGCAGCAATTCAATCAACGCGGTATGCGGCCAGAGCAGGTGCAGGTGCGGGAAAATGGAAAAGTATCCCAGGAACTGGTATTTCCATGGGCAACCGCTTCCTATGAAGGTAAGTCGGTTAAAATTCCGTTATTAAAAAAAGCACTTGGCGCTTCGCCTGACGAACTCGTGAGCCGCTCTACCCAAAATCTTGAATACGAGCTCAGCAATGCCTTCTATAAGTTATTGAACCCAAAGAGCAAACGCATCGCCGTATTAAAAGGCAATGGAGAACTGGACGACCGTTATATAGCTGATTTTTTTTCCACTTTGCGGGAGCGTTATTTCTTAGCGCCCTTTCCTTTGGATTCCATTGAAAGCGCACCTGATGATACCTTTAAGGCGCTGCAAAAATTTGATCTTGTCGTGGTCGCAAAACCTACAGAAGCCTTTACCGATGTGCAGAAATACGCGCTGGACCAGTATACCATGAGTGGCGGCAAAAGCTTATGGTTGCTGGATAATGTCGCTATGGAAACGGATAGTCTTTATAAAAACAATGGTACCGCAGTGGCACTCAACCGTAATCTCAACCTGAGCGATATGTTCTTTAAGTATGGGATTCGTATAAATCCCGTACTGGTTGAAGATCTTTATGCTGCACCTATCGTATTGGCAACCGGCGATGGTAATAATTCCAATTATCAGCAATTGCCCTGGTTTTATTTTCCGCTGGTTACCAGTGATGAGCAGCATCCCATCAATTCAAATCTTGATAATCCCATTCGTTTTGAATACGCAAATCAGATTGATCTTCTTGATAATGGAATTGCTAAAACGGTCCTGCTACACAGCTCGAACTTAACAAAGTTAAAAGGTACGCCAACGCCCATTTCCTTAGAGGAAGTCAGTCTGGAACCCAACCCTGCCGAATATACTGCCGGACCACAAAATATGGCCGTTTTGCTGGAAGGGAATTTTGTTTCCGCATTTCAAAACCGCGTGCTTCCACTTGAAATAAATGGGGAACCTTTCCGCGAAAGCGCTGCAAAACGCACCAAAATGATCATTATCGCAGACGGTGATCTTATAAAAAATGACCTGGACCAGCAAGGGCGGCCGCTTGAGTTGGGCTTTAACAAATTCACCTACGATACGTATGGCAATAAAGAATTTTTGCTGAATGCTGCCAACTATCTTCTGGACGATAATGGGCTTATTAACATTAGGAGCAAAACGGTTCTCCTTCCCGCGCTTGATATGCAACGGGCAATCAATGAGCGTAGCACGTGGCAGGTGTTGGTTTTAGTGCTTCCGCTGGTAATTTTAGGGCTTTTTGCAGCGGTTTTCCTGTTCCTTAGAAAACGTAGCTACCGCTAG
- a CDS encoding glutamate synthase subunit beta — MGKTTGFLEYKRKDESYKPVEERIKKYEEFTVPLEEKDIKTQGARCMDCGIPFCHSGCPLGNLIPDFNDAVYKGRWEDAARILHGTNNFPEFTGRLCPAPCEEACVLGINEDPVTIENIEKNIAERAFDNGWVKANPPKHRTGKKVAVVGSGPAGMAAAQQLNRAGHEVTVFERDEKIGGLLRYGIPDFKMEKSVIDRRLAILEEEGITFKTNAHVGTTIPVQEVQKEHDAIVLCGGATLRRNLNIDGSDLHGVFQAMDFLPQNNRRVDGLKYNGDDIKATDKKVIVIGGGDTGSDCIGTSIRQGAESVVNFEIMSKGTEDRPEHQPWPYWPMRLRTSSSHKEGAERHFAISTKKFVGDDNGNLTGLVTAEVEWTNKPGERPQLSEVPGTEKTWDCDMVLLALGFTGSEPTIADQLGLQMDARTNIKADNQNYMTNVPGVFAAGDTRRGQSLIVWAISEGRQAAHHIDAYLMGSSNLPLKGDGDLPRV, encoded by the coding sequence ATGGGTAAAACAACCGGATTTTTAGAATATAAAAGAAAAGACGAATCGTATAAACCCGTAGAAGAACGCATAAAGAAATACGAAGAATTTACGGTTCCGCTTGAGGAAAAAGATATAAAAACGCAAGGCGCGCGCTGTATGGATTGCGGTATACCGTTTTGCCACAGTGGCTGCCCACTGGGCAACCTTATACCAGATTTTAATGATGCGGTATATAAAGGGCGATGGGAAGATGCAGCCCGTATTTTGCACGGAACCAATAATTTCCCTGAATTTACCGGGCGTTTATGTCCTGCTCCCTGTGAAGAAGCTTGTGTTCTGGGAATAAACGAAGATCCCGTAACGATCGAGAATATCGAAAAAAACATCGCCGAAAGAGCTTTTGACAACGGATGGGTCAAAGCCAATCCACCTAAGCACAGAACCGGTAAAAAAGTCGCCGTTGTAGGTTCTGGACCCGCGGGAATGGCAGCTGCGCAACAGCTTAATCGCGCCGGGCATGAAGTGACGGTATTTGAACGGGATGAAAAAATTGGCGGACTCCTGCGTTACGGCATTCCTGATTTTAAGATGGAAAAGTCGGTTATTGACCGTAGACTGGCCATTTTAGAGGAAGAAGGCATCACATTTAAGACAAATGCTCATGTGGGAACCACAATACCTGTACAAGAGGTTCAGAAAGAACATGATGCCATTGTTTTATGTGGTGGGGCAACGCTGAGACGTAACCTGAATATTGATGGATCTGATCTTCATGGGGTGTTTCAGGCGATGGATTTCCTTCCGCAGAATAACAGGCGCGTAGATGGTTTGAAGTATAACGGTGACGATATCAAGGCAACGGATAAAAAGGTAATCGTAATAGGAGGTGGGGACACCGGAAGTGATTGTATAGGTACTTCTATACGGCAAGGTGCCGAAAGCGTGGTTAATTTTGAAATTATGTCAAAAGGTACCGAAGACCGTCCCGAACATCAACCATGGCCTTACTGGCCTATGCGCTTGCGTACGAGTTCGTCACACAAAGAAGGGGCGGAGCGTCACTTTGCTATATCCACAAAGAAGTTTGTGGGGGATGATAACGGAAATCTTACAGGCCTTGTTACTGCGGAAGTAGAATGGACCAATAAGCCAGGGGAGCGCCCACAACTTTCTGAAGTTCCCGGTACCGAAAAAACCTGGGACTGTGATATGGTACTTTTGGCGCTAGGATTTACAGGTAGCGAGCCCACGATCGCAGATCAATTGGGATTACAGATGGACGCACGAACCAATATCAAAGCAGACAATCAGAATTATATGACTAACGTACCCGGAGTATTTGCCGCTGGTGATACCCGTAGGGGACAATCGCTTATCGTATGGGCAATTTCTGAAGGTAGACAGGCAGCACACCATATTGATGCCTATCTTATGGGAAGCTCTAATTTGCCGCTTAAAGGTGATGGAGACCTTCCAAGGGTATAA